The Sagittula sp. P11 genome window below encodes:
- the bhcD gene encoding iminosuccinate reductase BhcD, with the protein MKDTPQQGDGVLIVGEEVCRDLVGRAEAFAAVEEVFAAMASGQARNFPVVREAIGHADALYGFKSGFDRAGMVMGVKAGGYWPGNIGRGLTNHQSTVCLFDPDTGRLSALVGGNHLTAVRTAASSAVSIAHLARRDAKVLGMVGAGHQSAFQLRAAAEQRAFEKVVAWNPHPEMLPQLAEVAASLGLPFEAVTPEALGAEADVIITITSAFEPLLMRDWIRPGTHVACMGTDTKGKMEVDAALLAAATVFADEVAQSVSIGEAQHAVAAGLLAEGDITPIGAVINGAHPGRTSDAEITLFDGTGVGLQDLAVASVAARLAEEQGVAARVVL; encoded by the coding sequence ATGAAGGATACGCCGCAGCAGGGCGATGGGGTGCTCATCGTGGGCGAGGAGGTCTGCAGGGATCTGGTGGGCCGGGCGGAGGCCTTTGCCGCCGTCGAGGAGGTGTTTGCCGCCATGGCCTCGGGTCAGGCGCGGAATTTCCCGGTGGTGCGGGAGGCCATCGGGCATGCCGATGCGCTTTACGGCTTCAAGTCCGGGTTCGACCGGGCGGGCATGGTGATGGGGGTGAAGGCCGGGGGCTACTGGCCGGGCAACATTGGCCGCGGGCTGACCAACCACCAGTCGACGGTCTGCCTGTTCGATCCGGATACCGGGCGGCTTTCGGCGCTGGTCGGCGGCAACCACCTGACGGCGGTGCGGACGGCGGCCTCTTCGGCTGTATCCATCGCGCATCTGGCACGGCGGGACGCGAAGGTGCTGGGCATGGTGGGCGCCGGGCACCAGTCGGCCTTCCAGTTGCGGGCGGCGGCGGAGCAGCGCGCCTTCGAGAAGGTCGTGGCGTGGAACCCGCACCCGGAGATGCTGCCGCAGCTGGCGGAGGTGGCGGCGAGCCTCGGCCTGCCGTTCGAGGCGGTGACGCCGGAGGCGCTGGGCGCGGAGGCGGATGTGATCATCACCATCACATCGGCCTTCGAGCCGCTCTTGATGCGGGACTGGATCCGGCCCGGCACGCATGTTGCCTGCATGGGCACCGACACGAAGGGCAAGATGGAGGTCGACGCGGCGCTTCTGGCGGCGGCGACGGTCTTTGCCGACGAGGTGGCGCAATCGGTCAGCATCGGCGAGGCGCAGCACGCGGTGGCGGCGGGGCTGCTGGCGGAGGGCGACATCACGCCCATCGGTGCGGTGATCAACGGGGCACACCCCGGCCGGACCTCCGATGCGGAGATCACCCTGTTCGACGGCACGGGCGTGGGGCTGCAGGACCTCGCTGTGGCCTCTGTCGCGGCGCGGCTGGCGGAGGAGCAGGGCGTGGCGGCGCGGGTCGTGCTGTAG
- a CDS encoding DUF2126 domain-containing protein: MAITASIRHLTHYKYDRPVTLSPQIVRLRPAPHSRTRVISHSLKVGPEGHFVNHQQDIYGNWMARFVFPEPVTEFSIEVDLVADMTVYNPFDFFLEEGAREWPFDYPAEIAGDLAQYLKAVDLTPKVKAWVDSVPREKTGTVDFLVALNARLEQEIDYLIRMEPGVQTPEETLEKGSGSCRDTSWLLINILRRFGFAARFVSGYLIQLKPDLEALDGPSGTDHDFTDLHAWCEVYLPGAGWIGLDPTSGLLTGESHIPLAATPHYSNAAPIVGGFTGDPDTQTAFNFEMEVHRVAEHPRITKPFSEESWQALDKLGREVDAVMEAEDMRLTMGGEPTFVSIDDFESAEWNTAAVGPTKRMRADLLIRRLRQRFAPGGFLHYGQGKWYPGETLPRWTFSLFWRRDGEPIWKNPDLVAPETQSGATNADSEKFMETFAETLGIEPEFVRPAYEDPAEWVLKEAGLPINVTPEDPKLKDPEARARIARVFNRGLTEPAGHVLPIQRWQGKASKSSWVSEHWKTRRGHLYLIPGDSPVGFRLPLGTLPYIPASDYPYTYSADPSVPVAALPNFHAELERRRKAILEELERIAAEEADVLPDVTQERSQPVSGVKPEEGGRQARQNPMSMDGVDPALGYVRTAIAVEPRDGRLCLFMPPVGTLEDYLELLAAAETTAAELGLPIHIEGYAPPSDSRLNVIRVAPDPGVIEVNIHPAQNWQDCVDITTGVYEEARQSRLGADKFMIDGKHVGTGGGNHVVVGGATTHDSPFLRRPDLLRSLILYWQRHPALSYLFSGLFIGPTSQAPRIDEARHDTLYELEIALAQIPDPGEDYPQPQPWLVDRLLRNMLIDVTGNTHRAELCIDKMFSPDGPTGRLGLLEFRGFEMPPDPRMSLAQQLLIRAILARLWKNPIKGRPVRWGTQLHDRFMLPHFVWADFLDVLGDLRDNGFDLRPEWFEAQREFRFPYAGDVTYQGVNLEVRQALEPWHVLGERGAIGGTVRYTDSSVERMQVQLTSLNPDRYTVTCNRRAVPLTATETSGVKVGGVRFKAWQPAEALHPVLPVDAPLVFDVFDTWSGRSIGGCTYHVAHPGGRNYDTFPVNTNEADARRLARFEKFGHTAGAFWPASEVPHPEFPMTLDLRRSPGV; encoded by the coding sequence ATGGCGATCACCGCAAGCATCCGGCATCTCACGCATTACAAGTACGACCGGCCGGTCACCCTGTCGCCGCAGATCGTGCGCCTGAGGCCGGCGCCGCACAGCCGGACCCGCGTGATCTCGCACTCTCTGAAAGTCGGGCCGGAGGGGCATTTCGTCAATCACCAGCAGGACATCTACGGCAACTGGATGGCCCGCTTCGTGTTTCCGGAGCCGGTGACGGAGTTCTCGATCGAGGTGGACCTCGTTGCGGACATGACGGTCTACAACCCGTTCGACTTCTTCCTCGAAGAGGGCGCGCGGGAGTGGCCTTTCGACTACCCGGCGGAGATCGCGGGCGACCTGGCGCAGTACCTCAAGGCGGTCGATCTGACGCCGAAGGTGAAGGCCTGGGTCGACAGCGTCCCGCGCGAGAAGACCGGCACGGTGGATTTCCTCGTGGCGCTCAACGCGCGGCTCGAGCAGGAGATCGACTACCTGATCCGCATGGAGCCGGGCGTGCAGACGCCGGAGGAGACGCTGGAGAAGGGCTCGGGCTCCTGCCGCGACACCTCGTGGCTGCTGATCAACATCCTGCGGCGCTTCGGCTTTGCCGCGCGCTTCGTCTCGGGCTACCTGATCCAGCTGAAGCCCGACCTCGAGGCGCTGGACGGGCCGTCGGGCACGGACCACGACTTCACCGACCTGCACGCCTGGTGCGAGGTCTACCTGCCGGGCGCGGGCTGGATCGGGCTTGACCCGACCTCGGGCCTGCTGACCGGCGAGAGCCACATCCCGCTGGCTGCAACGCCGCATTATTCCAACGCAGCCCCCATCGTCGGCGGGTTCACCGGCGATCCGGACACCCAGACCGCCTTCAACTTCGAGATGGAGGTGCACCGCGTCGCGGAACATCCGCGCATCACCAAGCCGTTCAGCGAGGAAAGCTGGCAGGCGCTCGACAAGCTGGGGCGCGAGGTCGACGCGGTGATGGAGGCCGAGGACATGCGGCTGACCATGGGCGGCGAGCCGACCTTCGTCAGCATCGACGATTTCGAGAGCGCGGAGTGGAACACCGCCGCGGTGGGTCCGACGAAGCGGATGCGCGCCGACCTGCTGATCCGCCGCCTGCGGCAGCGTTTCGCGCCGGGCGGTTTCCTGCATTACGGGCAGGGCAAGTGGTATCCGGGCGAGACCCTGCCGCGCTGGACCTTCAGCCTGTTCTGGCGCCGCGACGGGGAGCCGATCTGGAAGAACCCCGACCTCGTCGCGCCGGAAACGCAGTCGGGCGCGACAAACGCCGATTCCGAGAAGTTCATGGAGACCTTCGCGGAGACCCTGGGGATCGAGCCGGAGTTCGTCCGGCCCGCCTACGAGGACCCCGCCGAATGGGTGCTGAAGGAGGCCGGGCTGCCGATCAACGTCACGCCGGAGGATCCGAAGCTGAAGGACCCGGAGGCGCGCGCCCGGATCGCGCGGGTCTTCAACCGCGGGCTGACGGAGCCTGCCGGTCACGTGCTGCCGATCCAGCGCTGGCAGGGGAAGGCGTCGAAGTCGTCCTGGGTGTCGGAGCACTGGAAGACGCGGCGCGGGCATCTCTACCTGATCCCCGGCGACAGCCCCGTGGGCTTCCGCCTGCCGCTGGGCACGCTGCCCTATATCCCGGCCTCCGACTATCCCTATACCTACAGCGCCGATCCGAGCGTGCCGGTCGCCGCGCTGCCGAACTTCCACGCGGAACTTGAGCGCCGCCGGAAGGCGATCCTCGAGGAGCTGGAGCGCATCGCCGCCGAAGAGGCGGACGTGCTGCCCGATGTCACGCAGGAGCGCAGCCAGCCGGTGTCGGGGGTCAAGCCCGAGGAGGGCGGGCGGCAGGCACGGCAGAACCCGATGAGCATGGACGGCGTCGACCCGGCGCTGGGATACGTGCGCACCGCCATCGCGGTGGAGCCGCGCGACGGGCGGCTGTGCCTGTTCATGCCGCCGGTGGGCACGCTTGAGGATTACCTCGAACTGCTTGCTGCGGCCGAGACGACCGCCGCAGAGCTGGGGCTGCCGATCCACATCGAGGGCTACGCCCCGCCGTCCGACAGCCGGTTGAACGTGATCCGCGTGGCGCCCGATCCGGGCGTGATCGAGGTGAACATCCACCCCGCGCAGAACTGGCAGGACTGCGTCGACATCACCACCGGCGTCTACGAGGAGGCGCGGCAGTCGCGGCTGGGCGCCGACAAGTTCATGATCGACGGCAAGCACGTCGGCACCGGGGGCGGCAACCACGTGGTTGTCGGCGGCGCCACGACCCACGATTCGCCCTTCCTGCGGCGTCCGGACCTGCTGCGGTCGCTGATCCTCTACTGGCAACGGCACCCGGCGCTTTCCTACCTGTTCTCGGGGCTGTTCATCGGCCCGACCAGCCAGGCGCCGCGGATCGACGAGGCGCGGCACGACACGCTTTACGAGCTGGAGATCGCGCTGGCGCAGATCCCCGATCCCGGCGAGGACTATCCGCAGCCCCAGCCCTGGCTGGTGGACCGGCTGCTCAGGAACATGCTGATCGACGTGACCGGCAACACCCACCGGGCGGAGCTGTGCATCGACAAGATGTTCTCTCCGGACGGGCCGACCGGGCGGCTGGGTCTTCTGGAGTTCCGCGGCTTCGAGATGCCGCCGGACCCGCGCATGAGCCTTGCCCAGCAGTTGCTGATCCGGGCGATCCTCGCGCGGCTCTGGAAGAACCCGATCAAGGGCCGGCCGGTGCGCTGGGGCACGCAGCTGCATGACCGGTTCATGCTGCCGCATTTCGTCTGGGCCGATTTCCTCGACGTGCTGGGCGACCTGCGCGACAACGGGTTCGACCTGCGGCCGGAGTGGTTCGAGGCGCAGCGGGAGTTCCGCTTCCCCTATGCGGGCGACGTGACCTACCAGGGCGTGAACCTCGAGGTCCGGCAGGCGCTGGAGCCCTGGCACGTGCTGGGCGAGCGCGGCGCCATCGGCGGGACGGTGCGCTATACCGACAGCTCGGTGGAGCGGATGCAGGTGCAGCTGACCTCGCTGAACCCCGACCGCTACACGGTGACCTGCAACCGCCGCGCCGTGCCGCTGACCGCGACGGAGACGAGCGGCGTGAAGGTGGGCGGCGTGCGCTTCAAGGCGTGGCAGCCGGCGGAGGCGCTGCACCCGGTGCTGCCGGTCGATGCGCCGCTGGTCTTCGATGTCTTCGACACGTGGTCGGGGCGCTCCATCGGCGGCTGCACCTATCACGTGGCGCATCCGGGCGGGCGCAACTACGACACCTTCCCGGTCAACACCAACGAGGCCGATGCCCGCCGCCTTGCGCGGTTCGAGAAGTTCGGCCACACGGCCGGCGCCTTCTGGCCCGCAAGCGAGGTCCCGCACCCGGAGTTCCCGATGACGCTGGACCTGCGCCGCTCGCCGGGGGTGTGA
- a CDS encoding circularly permuted type 2 ATP-grasp protein, translating to MAEGRAAKSRLKAIEGYRPPEGVADELLRADGTVRPVWKPMIEFLARTSPEDLAADFARGDQYLKDAGVYYRQYTDSDSTMRDWPLSHIPVMIAESEWADLAEGLIQRADLLEALMADLYGPGDLVKKGLLPPQLVTDNPEWLRPLVGVQPRSGHYLHMIAFEIGRSPDGSWLVLGDRTQAPSGSGFALENRMATTRTFTDFFPEANVHRLAGFFRSFRDSLTGLKGPGGGQVAILTPGQHTDTYFEHAYIARYLGLLLLECADLTVTPDGLMVRTINGLEPVSVLWRRLDARFADPLELDERSAIGTPGMVSALRAGTVSMLNALGSGVLEARALMAFLPRICEQVTGAPLKLPNIATWWCGQRRELAHVRENLERMMIAPAMSTDLPFEMDGSTALGGRFRSTAQMAVRDWLEANGADLVGQEAVTLSTTPAMIDGKLLPRPMVIRAFAVRTPQGWEVMPGGYARIGRTEDPTALAMQSGGSVADVWVVARKPVKPDSLTHTGGAPFVRYRSARLPARAADNLFWLGRYVERAEFAMRTLRAVRLRRDDSGLGHSPLFDIFDDMLSGLGMDDDQVIPQGLLRLFESALTCAGKVRDRFSDDGWYALNEVTALARTLSGEEAEDVDMARPMSQLLRKNAGFAGLVNDNMFRASGWRFMTMGRCVERGIQTARLLAAFADEEAPPGGLDAAIEIGDSVMTHRRRYSVVAQRETVVDMLALDPDNPRSIFSQVEILRAEQARLPQPYEGTQMGDTARALLRLETDLAVATPETVTTADLLGVAERLMAVSDALGARYMN from the coding sequence ATGGCGGAAGGGAGGGCCGCCAAGTCACGCCTCAAGGCGATCGAAGGCTATCGGCCGCCCGAAGGGGTGGCCGACGAGCTTCTGCGCGCCGACGGCACGGTGCGCCCGGTCTGGAAGCCGATGATCGAGTTCCTCGCCAGGACCTCGCCCGAGGATCTGGCGGCGGATTTCGCGCGCGGCGACCAGTACCTGAAGGATGCGGGCGTCTATTACCGGCAGTACACCGACAGCGATTCCACCATGCGCGACTGGCCGCTGTCGCACATCCCGGTGATGATCGCCGAATCCGAATGGGCCGATTTGGCCGAGGGGCTGATCCAGCGCGCCGACCTGCTTGAGGCGCTGATGGCGGACCTCTACGGGCCGGGCGACCTGGTGAAGAAGGGGCTGTTGCCGCCGCAGCTGGTGACCGACAACCCCGAATGGCTGCGCCCTCTGGTGGGCGTGCAGCCGCGGTCGGGACATTACCTGCACATGATCGCCTTCGAGATCGGTCGGTCGCCGGACGGCAGCTGGCTGGTACTGGGCGACCGGACGCAGGCGCCTTCGGGGTCGGGCTTTGCGCTGGAAAACCGCATGGCCACGACGCGGACCTTCACCGATTTCTTCCCGGAGGCCAACGTGCACCGGCTGGCGGGGTTCTTCCGCTCGTTCCGCGACAGCCTGACCGGGCTGAAGGGGCCGGGCGGCGGGCAGGTGGCGATCCTGACGCCGGGCCAGCACACCGACACCTATTTCGAACATGCCTATATCGCGCGTTACCTGGGCCTTCTGCTGCTGGAATGCGCCGACCTGACGGTGACGCCGGACGGGCTGATGGTGCGCACGATCAACGGGCTTGAGCCTGTGTCGGTGCTGTGGCGCAGGCTGGACGCGCGCTTTGCCGATCCCCTGGAGCTGGACGAACGTTCGGCCATCGGGACGCCGGGGATGGTGTCCGCCCTGCGCGCGGGCACGGTGTCGATGCTGAATGCGCTGGGGTCGGGTGTGCTGGAGGCGCGGGCGCTGATGGCCTTCCTGCCGCGGATCTGCGAGCAGGTGACCGGCGCGCCGCTGAAGCTGCCCAACATCGCGACATGGTGGTGCGGCCAGCGGCGCGAGCTGGCGCATGTGCGCGAGAACCTCGAACGGATGATGATCGCGCCCGCCATGTCCACCGACCTGCCGTTCGAGATGGACGGCTCGACGGCGCTGGGGGGGCGGTTCCGCTCCACCGCGCAGATGGCGGTCCGCGACTGGCTGGAGGCGAACGGCGCCGACCTCGTGGGGCAGGAGGCGGTGACGCTGTCCACGACGCCCGCGATGATCGACGGCAAGCTGCTGCCGCGCCCGATGGTGATCCGCGCCTTCGCCGTGCGCACCCCGCAGGGCTGGGAGGTGATGCCCGGCGGCTATGCCCGCATCGGCCGGACGGAAGACCCCACGGCGCTGGCGATGCAGTCCGGCGGATCGGTCGCGGACGTCTGGGTGGTGGCCAGGAAACCGGTGAAACCCGACAGCCTGACCCATACCGGCGGCGCGCCCTTCGTGCGCTACCGCTCTGCCCGGCTGCCGGCGCGGGCCGCCGACAACCTCTTCTGGCTGGGCCGCTACGTGGAACGGGCCGAGTTCGCCATGCGCACGCTGCGCGCCGTGCGGCTGAGGCGCGACGACAGCGGTCTGGGGCACAGCCCTCTGTTCGACATCTTCGACGACATGCTGAGCGGCCTCGGCATGGACGACGACCAGGTGATCCCGCAGGGGCTGCTGCGCCTCTTCGAAAGCGCGCTGACCTGCGCGGGCAAGGTGCGCGACCGCTTCTCCGACGACGGCTGGTACGCGCTGAACGAGGTGACGGCGCTGGCCCGCACGCTGTCCGGCGAAGAGGCGGAGGACGTGGACATGGCCCGCCCCATGAGCCAGCTCCTGCGCAAGAACGCGGGCTTCGCGGGGCTTGTGAACGACAACATGTTCCGCGCCTCGGGCTGGCGCTTCATGACCATGGGGCGCTGCGTCGAACGCGGCATCCAGACCGCGCGGCTTCTGGCCGCCTTCGCCGACGAGGAGGCGCCGCCCGGTGGGCTCGACGCGGCGATCGAGATCGGCGACAGCGTCATGACCCACCGCCGCCGCTACTCCGTGGTGGCACAGCGCGAGACGGTGGTCGACATGCTGGCCCTCGACCCGGACAACCCGCGCTCCATCTTCTCTCAGGTGGAGATCCTGAGGGCGGAACAGGCGCGCCTGCCGCAGCCCTACGAGGGCACGCAGATGGGCGACACGGCGCGCGCGCTCCTGCGGCTCGAGACCGACCTGGCCGTCGCCACGCCGGAGACCGTGACCACCGCGGACCTGCTCGGGGTGGCGGAGCGGCTGATGGCGGTGTCGGATGCGCTTGGCGCGCGCTACATGAACTGA
- a CDS encoding acyl--CoA ligase: MTTINALLAKHPGEAPAIGGPGRDWLDYDGLRALTERVREDLRAAGVGPSDRVAIVLPNGAAMAAAFVTVAQAACTAPLNPAYREDEFAFYLEDLKARAIILEAGYDGPALAAARRFGLTVLRLAEDPSVAGVFALTAEGEVTPAEGDMPGAEDVALILHTSGTTSRPKIVPLLQSNVAASAGHIAASLSLEPGDRCLNVMPLFHIHGLVAAVSASLAAGASIFCTGGFNALNFFAMMKEARPTWYTAVPTMHQAILSRAERNAEVIAEVPLRFLRSSSASLPAQVMTALAETFGAPVVEAYGMTEAAHQMCCNPLSRQKPGAVGIAAGPQVAIADEAEDRLTEGTGEVVISGPNVTPGYEGNPEANAKSFFEAEGRRWFRTGDQGAFDADGYLFLTGRLKEIINRGGEKVSPLEVDGVLMDHPAVAQCVAFACPHPKLGEEVAAAVVLREGMSADEAEIRAFATERMAAFKVPARVVILDEIPKGATGKMQRIGMAEKLGLVS, encoded by the coding sequence ATGACGACCATCAACGCGCTCTTGGCGAAACATCCGGGCGAGGCGCCGGCGATCGGCGGGCCGGGCCGCGACTGGCTGGATTACGACGGGCTCCGGGCGCTGACGGAGCGGGTGCGCGAGGACCTGCGCGCCGCCGGTGTCGGGCCGTCCGACCGGGTGGCCATCGTGCTGCCGAACGGGGCGGCGATGGCCGCGGCCTTTGTCACCGTGGCGCAGGCGGCCTGCACCGCGCCGCTGAACCCGGCCTACCGCGAGGACGAGTTCGCCTTCTACCTCGAGGACCTGAAGGCCCGGGCGATCATCCTCGAGGCGGGTTATGACGGGCCGGCGCTGGCGGCGGCGCGGCGCTTCGGTCTGACGGTGCTGCGGCTGGCGGAGGACCCTTCGGTGGCGGGGGTCTTTGCGCTGACGGCGGAGGGCGAGGTCACGCCGGCGGAGGGTGACATGCCCGGCGCGGAGGACGTGGCGCTGATCCTGCACACCTCCGGCACCACCTCGCGCCCGAAGATCGTGCCGCTCTTGCAGTCGAACGTGGCGGCCTCGGCCGGTCACATCGCGGCCTCGCTGTCGCTGGAGCCGGGCGACCGCTGCCTGAACGTGATGCCGCTGTTCCACATCCACGGGCTGGTGGCGGCGGTCTCGGCCTCGCTGGCGGCGGGGGCGTCGATCTTCTGCACCGGCGGCTTCAACGCGCTGAACTTCTTCGCGATGATGAAGGAGGCGCGGCCCACCTGGTACACCGCTGTGCCGACCATGCACCAGGCGATCCTGTCGCGCGCGGAACGCAACGCGGAAGTCATCGCGGAGGTGCCGCTGCGCTTCCTGCGCTCGTCCTCGGCCTCGCTTCCGGCGCAGGTCATGACGGCGCTGGCGGAGACCTTCGGCGCGCCGGTGGTGGAGGCCTACGGCATGACCGAGGCTGCGCACCAGATGTGCTGCAACCCGCTGTCGCGGCAGAAGCCGGGCGCGGTGGGGATCGCGGCCGGGCCGCAGGTGGCCATCGCCGACGAGGCGGAGGACCGGCTGACAGAGGGCACCGGCGAGGTCGTGATCTCGGGCCCGAACGTGACGCCCGGCTACGAGGGCAACCCGGAGGCCAACGCGAAGTCGTTCTTCGAGGCGGAGGGCCGGCGCTGGTTCCGCACCGGCGACCAGGGTGCCTTCGACGCCGACGGCTACCTGTTCCTGACGGGGCGGCTGAAGGAGATCATCAACCGCGGGGGCGAGAAGGTGTCGCCGCTGGAGGTGGACGGCGTGCTGATGGACCACCCGGCGGTGGCGCAATGCGTGGCCTTCGCCTGCCCGCACCCCAAGCTGGGCGAGGAGGTCGCGGCGGCGGTGGTCCTGCGCGAGGGCATGTCGGCGGACGAGGCGGAGATCCGCGCCTTTGCCACGGAGCGGATGGCGGCCTTCAAGGTGCCGGCGCGGGTGGTGATCCTCGACGAGATCCCCAAGGGCGCGACGGGCAAGATGCAGCGCATCGGCATGGCGGAGAAGCTGGGGCTGGTGTCCTGA
- a CDS encoding 2-dehydropantoate 2-reductase: MRICIFGAGAIGGYMGAKLAQAGAEVSLVARGPHLAAMQADGLRLIEEGTETVVPVRASSDAAELGEQDYVIVTLKAHSVPGVVDAMTPLIGAGTCVVSGVNGVPWWYFHKHGGDLEGTRLETVDPGGRQWDGFGPDRVLGCVVYPAAEVIRPGVVRHVEGNRFSLGEPDGSKSERAQALSKALTAAGLKAPVRPRLRDEIWVKLWGNLSFNPISALTHATLDVLCTDPGTRAVAKAMMLEAQEIAEKLGVKFPIDVERRIDGGAAVGAHRTSMLQDLDAGRPMEIDALVASVQELGRLTGVATPAIDTVLALVALRGRVAGLY, from the coding sequence ATGCGGATATGTATCTTTGGCGCGGGGGCCATCGGCGGCTACATGGGCGCGAAGCTGGCGCAGGCCGGGGCCGAGGTGTCGCTGGTGGCGCGCGGCCCGCATCTGGCGGCGATGCAGGCGGACGGCTTGCGGCTGATCGAGGAGGGGACGGAGACGGTGGTGCCGGTGCGCGCCTCTTCGGATGCGGCGGAACTGGGCGAGCAGGACTACGTGATCGTGACGCTGAAGGCGCATTCGGTGCCCGGCGTGGTGGACGCGATGACACCGCTGATCGGCGCGGGGACCTGCGTGGTCTCGGGCGTGAACGGCGTGCCGTGGTGGTATTTCCACAAGCACGGCGGGGACCTGGAGGGCACGCGGCTCGAGACCGTCGATCCCGGCGGCCGGCAGTGGGACGGTTTCGGCCCCGACCGGGTGCTGGGCTGCGTGGTTTACCCTGCGGCGGAGGTGATCCGGCCGGGCGTGGTCAGGCACGTCGAGGGCAACCGGTTCTCGCTGGGGGAGCCTGACGGCAGCAAGTCGGAGCGTGCGCAGGCCCTGTCGAAGGCGCTGACCGCGGCGGGGCTGAAGGCGCCGGTGCGGCCGAGGCTGAGGGACGAGATCTGGGTGAAGCTCTGGGGCAACCTGTCGTTCAACCCGATCTCGGCGCTGACCCACGCGACGCTCGACGTGCTTTGCACCGATCCGGGCACGCGCGCTGTGGCGAAGGCGATGATGCTGGAAGCGCAGGAGATCGCCGAGAAGCTGGGCGTGAAGTTCCCCATCGACGTGGAGCGGCGGATCGACGGCGGTGCGGCGGTGGGCGCGCACCGGACCTCCATGCTGCAGGACCTCGACGCCGGGCGCCCGATGGAGATCGACGCGCTGGTGGCCTCGGTCCAGGAGCTGGGCCGGCTGACGGGTGTGGCGACGCCGGCGATCGATACGGTGCTGGCGCTGGTGGCGCTGCGCGGCAGGGTGGCGGGGCTTTACTGA
- a CDS encoding D-glycerate dehydrogenase: MSRPKVLVSRRWPEAVEAALAERYDATFNAEDRPLDTAAFREALATHDAILPTVTDAMGRAVFDGIEAPRCRVLANYGVGFSHIDTEAAARLGIVVTNTPDVLSDCTADIAMTLLLMAARRAGEGEREVRAGAWTGWRPTHLVGTKVTGKTLGIVGFGRIGQEMARRAHHGFGMRILVQNRSAVAPEVLAACDARQVESLEALMPECDFVSLHCPGGAANRHLVNAARLALMKPGAFLINTARGEVVDEAALAEAVGAGRLGGAGLDVFDGEPAVEARLLDCPNIVVLPHLGSATRETREAMGFRALENLAAALDGRAPPDRVA, encoded by the coding sequence ATGTCGCGACCGAAGGTTCTGGTAAGCCGCCGCTGGCCGGAGGCGGTGGAGGCCGCGCTGGCCGAGCGCTACGATGCGACGTTCAACGCGGAGGACAGGCCGCTCGACACCGCGGCCTTCCGGGAGGCGCTGGCGACGCATGACGCGATCCTGCCCACGGTGACGGATGCCATGGGCCGCGCGGTCTTCGACGGGATCGAGGCGCCGCGCTGCAGGGTGCTGGCGAATTACGGGGTGGGCTTCTCGCACATCGACACGGAGGCTGCGGCGCGGCTCGGCATCGTCGTGACGAACACCCCGGACGTGCTGAGCGACTGCACGGCGGACATCGCCATGACGCTTCTGCTGATGGCCGCGCGCCGGGCGGGCGAGGGCGAACGCGAGGTCCGTGCCGGGGCGTGGACCGGCTGGCGGCCCACCCACCTCGTGGGGACGAAGGTGACCGGCAAGACGCTGGGCATCGTGGGCTTCGGGCGGATCGGGCAGGAGATGGCGCGCCGGGCGCATCATGGTTTCGGCATGCGGATCCTTGTCCAGAACCGCTCTGCCGTGGCGCCGGAGGTGCTGGCGGCCTGCGACGCGCGGCAGGTCGAGAGCCTGGAGGCGCTGATGCCCGAATGCGACTTCGTCTCGCTGCACTGCCCGGGCGGGGCTGCGAACCGGCACCTCGTCAATGCCGCGCGGCTGGCGCTGATGAAGCCCGGCGCCTTCCTGATCAACACTGCGCGCGGCGAGGTGGTCGACGAGGCGGCGCTTGCCGAGGCGGTCGGCGCGGGGCGGCTTGGCGGTGCGGGGCTCGACGTCTTCGACGGCGAACCGGCGGTCGAAGCGCGGCTCCTCGACTGTCCGAACATCGTCGTGCTGCCGCACCTCGGCAGCGCCACCCGGGAAACGCGGGAAGCCATGGGTTTCCGCGCCCTCGAGAACCTCGCCGCTGCGCTGGATGGCCGGGCGCCGCCCGACCGCGTCGCCTGA